In Ramlibacter sp., the sequence GGCCAGCTGCCCAGGCCCGAGTCGCCGTTGATGTGGCCGCAGTCTCCATAGTTCATGAACTGCGAGCCCCAGCAATGGGCAAACAGGCGGGCGCGCTCGAGCGCGCAATACGGGTCATTGCGGCTGGCCAGCAGCACGCTGCCGAACGGCAGCCGCGCCAGTTCGATCGGCGACCAGCCGGGCAGTTGCTCGCGCAACTCCTCGCGCTCCAGATCGGCGGGCGCCACCAGCAGCGCGCCCCTGACCCGATGGGTGTTCTTTGAAATCGCGGCCCAGGCCGCGGTCAGGATGCAGCCCATGCTGTGCGCCACCAGCACCGCCGGCTCGTCGCGAGACAGCACCACGTCCTCCAGCCGCGCGATCCAGTCGCCGCGCAGCGGATTCATCCAGTCGTGCTGTTCCACGCGGAAGTAGCCATGCTTGTGCTCCCACAGGCTTTGCCAGTGGGCGGGCCCGCTGTTTTGCCAGCCAGGCAGGATGAGAACGTTGGAAGGCTTCATTTGCTACTGTTTTGATAGCGCACAGTGGCCGCCCAGCCTGGACTCCAGCCCTGTTTGATGCATGAACACGGCAACCATCACATTTTCTGGATGCGTTCGACCATCTCTTTGGCGAAATCCACGAAGGCCTGGCTGCCCTTGGCCGCCGGGTCGAACACCACACCGGGCAAGCCATAGCTGGGCGCCTCGGCCAGCCGCACATTGCGCGGGATAACGGTGTCGAACACCTTGTCGGAAAAGTGCGCCTTGAGCTGGTCGCTGACCTGCTGCTGCAGCGTGATGCGCGGGTCGAACATGACGCGCAGCAGGCCGATGATGAGCAGGTCCTTGTTCAGGTTGGCGTGCACCTGCTTGATGGTGTTGACCAGATCGGTCAGGCCTTCCAGCGCGAAGTACTCGCACTGCATGGGCACGATCACGCCATGCGCCGCGCACAGGCCGTTGAGCGTGAGCATGCTCAGGCTGGGCGGGCAGTCGATCAGCACGAAGTCGTAATCAGCGTCGACCTCGGCCAGCGCCTGCTTGAGCCGCTTCTCGCGCCGCTGCACATCCACCAGCTCCACCTCGGCGCCCGCGAGTTCGCGGTTGGCGCCCAGCACGTGGTAGCCGCACTTCTCGGAAAAAGTCGCCGCCTCCCTGACCGACGCCGACTCCAGCAGCACGTCGTACACCGTGAGTTCGAGCTTGCGCTTGTCCACGCCCGAGCCCATGGTCGCATTGCCCTGGGGATCCAGGTCGATCATCAGCACCCGCTGGCCCACCTTGGCCAGGCCGGCCGCGAGATTGACCGTGGTGGTGGTCTTGCCAACGCCACCCTTCTGGTTGGCAATGCAGAAAATTTTGGCCATGAAGGAGTTACCGCGAAATGGCCAGCTTGACGCCAAAGCCGATCAGGAACACGCCCGCCACTTTTTCCAGCACACGCGTGATCACCGGATTGGCCCGCAGGCGCTCGGCCAGGTGGTAGGTCAGCAGCACCACGATCAGGCCATAGGCGAAGGTGAGCGCGGCAATCGTGGCCGCCATCACGCCAAAAGTCACCAGCCCCTGGTGCCGGGCTGGGTCCACGAACAGCGGGAAGAAGGCCATGTAAAACACGATCGCCTTGGGGTTGAGCAGCGTGATCAGCGCGGCCTGCCTGAAGTAGTGCCGCGGCTGGATGTTCAGGATGGGCTTGGCGCCCGGCTTGGCCGTGAGCATCTTGAAGCCCAGCCAGGCCAGATAGGCGGCGCCCAGCCACTGCACCGCATGAAAGGCCGTGGGGTACGCCACCAACAGGGCTGACACGCCGGCCACGGCCAGCCACATCAGCACCTGGTCGCCGGCAATCACCCCCAGGGTTGCCGCCAGGCCGCCGGCCCGTCCACCCTTGCTGGTGGAGGTGATCAGCGCGAGATTGCCCGGGCCGGGGATCGCCAGAAACAGGATGATCGCGGCCACAAAAGCGCCGTAGTCTGCAATGCCAAACATGGAAATTCCCCCGGAACGTGAGGGGTCGAGTTTACGTTACACCGGGGCCCGGGGCGCGTGCGCGAGCCGGTTCGATGCGCCTACTGTGGCCGCAGCCAGACGATGCAGCGCTCGGCGTCCAGCCCGGGCACGGTCAGAGGTTCCACGTGAAACACCGCGGCACGGGCCCCGACCGCCACCAGCTCCTCTGTGGGATGCCTGCCCTTCATGGCGAGCCAGACCCCGGCGGGCGCCAATGTCCCGGCCGACCAGCCGACAAAGTCCGCCAGCGAGGCAAAGGCCCGGGAGCAGACCACGTCGAAGGGACCGGTCAGGCTTTCCACCCGGGCGTGCAGGCCCGTGAGATTGGGCAACTTCAGCGCCGCCGCCACCTGCTGGATGAAGGCCGCCTTCTTGGCCACCGTGTCCACACAGGTCACAACCACCTCGGGGCAGCAGATGGCGATCACCACGCCGGGCAGGCCGGCACCCGAGCCTACGTCGAGCAGCCGCGCCGCCTGGCCGGCAAGCTGCCGGCGCAGCGGCGCGATGATGGCCAGACTGTCCAGCAGGTGGTGCGTGAGCATGTCGGCCGGCTCGCGCACGGCCGTCAGGTTGTAAACCTTGTTCCATTTCTGGATCAGAGCCAGATAGTCCAGAAGCTGCGCGACCTGCGCATCCGTCAAAGCGAGGCCCAGCACGTCCAGCCCACGCCGCAGACCCGGCTCCAGTTCAGGCAAGGTCGGCATGGGCAGCGTCGGGCTCGGGCGTTTTGTCAAAGCCCTTGAAGCGGCTTTTCTTGAGGTGGACCAGCAGCAGGGAGATGGCCGCCGGCGTGACACCCGAGATGCGCGAGGCCAGCCCCAGGGTCTCGGGCCGGTGCTTCAGGAGCTTTTGCCGCACCTCGATGCTGAGCGCCGTGACCTGCTGGTAGTCCAGGTCGTCGGGCAACCGCAGGTTCTCGTAGTAGGCGGCGCGCTCCACCTCCCCTTTCTGGCGGTCGATGTAGCCCGAGTACTTGGCCGCGATCTCGATCTGCTCGATCACCGGCTCGGCGAGCTCACCCAGGGCTTCACGTGAGACGCCGGCCACCGCAAACCGGCCGCCGTCCAGGCTCATGAGCTGGGCATAGGTCACATCGGGCCGCCGCAGCAGGTCCGCCAGGTTGTATTCATGCTCGATGGCCTTGCCCAGCACCCGCTCCGATTCCGCCGCCGGCAGGTTGCGCGGATTGACCCAGGTCGCCCTGAGCCGTTCGGTTTCACGTGAAACAGCGTCGCGCTTGCGGCAGAACACCTCCCAGCGGGCGTCATCCACCAGGCCCAGGCGACGCCCGGCCTCGGTCAGGCGCAGGTCGGCATTGTCCTCACGCAGCTGCAGGCGGAACTCGGCCCGGCTCGTGAACATGCGGTAAGGCTCGGTCACGCCCTTGGTGATCAGGTCGTCCACCAGAACGCCCAGGTAGGCCTCGTCGCGCCGGGGCAACCAGGCCGCCTCGCCCCGGCACTGCAGCGCGGCATTGATACCCGCGAACAGCCCCTGGGCCGCCGCCTCTTCATAGCCCGTGGTGCCGTTGATCTGGCCGGCAAAGAACAGGCCGGCAATCTGCCGCGTTTCAAAGCTGCTTTTCAACGAGCGCGGGTCAAAGTAGTCGTATTCGATGGCGTAGCCCGGCCGGAGGATGTGCGCGTTCTCCAGCCCCGCCATGCTGCGCACCAGCTCGTACTGCACGTCAAACGGCAGGCTGGTGCTGATGCCATTGGGGTAGTACTCATTGGTGGTCAGGCCTTCGGGTTCCAGGAAGATCTGGTGGCTTTCCTTGTCGGCAAAGCGGTTGATCTTGTCTTCCACGCTGGGGCAATAACGCGGGCCCACGCCCTCGATCTTGCCGGTGAACATGGGGCTGCGGTCAAAACCGCTGCGGATGATCTCGTGGGTGCGCTCATTGGTGTGCGTCACCCAGCACGACATCTGCCGCGGGTGCATGCTGGCCCGGCCCATGAAGCTGAACACCGGCACCGCGTCGCCCACACCGCCGGGCATGCCGTCGCCCGGCTGCTCGGTGCAGCGGCTGAAGTCAATGCTGCGGCCGTCCAGCCGGGGCGGCGTGCCGGTCTTGAGCCGGCCCTGCGGCAGCTTGAGCTCCTTGAGCCGCGCCGAGAGGCTCACCGCGGGCGGGTCCCCGGCGCGGCCCGCCGCATAGTTGTTCAGGCCCACATGGATCTTGCCGTCCAGGAAGGTGCCGGCCGTGAGCACCACGGCGCGCCCGCGAAACCGGATGCCCACCTGCGTGACGGCCCCCACCACGCGGTCGCCCTCGACCATCAGGTCGTTCACCGCCTGCTGGAACAGCGTGAGGTTGGGCTGGTTCTCGAGCCGGTGGCGGATGGCCGCCTTGTACAAAATGCGGTCGGCCTGCGCCCGCGTGGCGCGCACGGCCGGGCCCTTGGAGCTGTTGAGAATGCGGAACTGGATGCCGCCTTCGTCTGTGGCAATGCCCATGGCGCCGCCCAGTGCATCCACCTCCTTGACCAGATGGCCCTTGCCGATGCCGCCAATCGACGGGTTGCAGCTCATCTGCCCCAGCGTCTCGATGTTGTGGCTGAGCAGCAGCGTCTTGCAGCCCATGCGTGCGGACGCAAGGGCGGCTTCGGTGCCAGCGTGGCCGCCACCGACCACGATGACGTCGAATTCCTGAGGGTACAACATGGGGGTTCCAGAGCCAAAAGTGGCCCGATAATCAAAAAGCAAAGGCCGATCGCCCGCGATCCCTGCCCCAACAGCATTCGACGCGGCATACGGCCAACCCCTGATTTTCCCATTGATGCCGCCCTCCACGCAAACGCCACTCGCAGAGGCCCTTGCCAGCAAGCTGGGGCCACTCGCCGACGACCTGGCGGCCTGGGCGCGCACCGCCCGACGCTCGCTCCTGACCCGGGGCGAGCCCCTGCTGCGCGCCGGCGACATCTGGCAACACCTGTGGTGGGTGGAAGCCGGTGCACTGCGCCTTTTCTACCTCGACCGCGTTGGCACCGAGTCCAACAAGAACTTCTTTCTGCCTGGCGCCATGCTTTGGCCGGTCACACCCTGGCTTCGCGCGCAGCCTGCGGCGTTTCACGTGGAACCTCTGGAAGACAGCATCGTCTGGGCCCTGCCTCTGGATGGCGCCAGCGAAACAGCGCGGCGCGGCCCCGCATGGCAGGCCCTGGAGCACCACACCGTGTGCGCCCTGCTCGACGGCAAGATGCAGCGCGAACAAGCCTTTTTGCAGCACAGCGCCCAGGAGCGCTACGCCCTCCTGCTGGCACACCAACCCGACTGGGCCGCCCGCATCCCCCTCAAACACCTGGCCTCTTACCTCGGCGTCACCGATGTCACGCTGTCACGCCTGCGCGGCGGCATGGGGCTTATCAAAGGTTAAGGCGCGATGGCCCGATGGCGGACACACTGGGGCTTTCCTGTTCCCCGGAGCCTCCATGCGCCGATACGCCCAGACCCTCGCCCTGCCCCTTCACACCCTGGCCATTCTCTGGTTGGGACTGATGGCCGGGTTCTTCGCCACCTACAGCGCCAACGTGAATCTGGCGATGCTGCAAATGGACGGCCCCACCTACGCGGTGGTCCAGTCGGCCTTCAATCGCAACGTGCGGCACATGCTGTTCTTCAGCTTCTTCTTCGGGCCACCCGTATGGTGCGGGCTAGCCCTGTTGGCCGCGAGCCCTGAGCGCCGCCAGGCGTGGTGGGGGCTGTTGGCGGCCGCCGCCGCGATCTACCTGCTGGGCATCATCGTGTTCACCCACCAGGTCAATCTGCCGCTCAATGCCCAGACCGAAGCCTGGAGCCCACAAGCCCTGCCGCCGGACTGGGCCACCGTGCGCGATCAATGGAATGTCGCCAACCTGATGCGCACCCTGGTGAGCTTCGGCGCGTTTGCGCTGGCCCTGGTGGCACTTGCCTTGCGCGCAGGCCGTCCGCAGCGCTGACACTTCGCAGGATTCCTGCCCGCCGATGTGGTGCAATCGGGCCATGAAAATCCTCGTCTTCGCAGGCAGCACCCGCCAGCAGTCCTTCAACCGCAAGCTCGCCAAAGTCACGGCCGCCATGGCCACGGCCAGCGGCGCCGATGTCATGCACATCGAGCTGGCGGATTTCGACATCCCCATGTACAACGCCGACCTCGAGGCTCAGGGCACGCCGGCCGATGTGATCCGCCTCAAGCAGCTCATGCATGAGCACCCGGCCTGGATCATCTGCACGCCCGAGTACAACGCCAGCTACCCCGCCCTGCTCAAGAACACGCTGGACTGGGTGTCCAGCCCGGCCAAATCGCACCCCGAGTGGGGCGACGGCTTCAAGTCCAGCCGTGGCAAGGTCGTCGGTGTGCTGAGCGCCTCGCCCGGCGCGCTCGGCGGCCTGCGTTCGCAAAGCCACTTGGCGCCGCTGCTGGTCAACCTGCACTGCTGGCTGGCGCCGCAGAATTTCGCGCTCAGCCGCGCGGGGGACGCCTTTGACGAACAGGGCCAACTCAAGGACGAGCGCAACATCAAGGGCGTTCAGGCCGTGATCGACCAGGTCATCTGGGCCGCGGGCCGGCTGAACACGGCCTAGCGCGCCGGCGACCCGCCCGCCCATGGACTGCCGCCCCGGCTGCGGTGCCTGCTGCATCGCCCCCTCGATCTCCAGCCCCATCCCCGGCATGCCGCTGGGCAAGCCCGCTGGCGCACGCTGCGTCCAGCTGGACGACGCCCTGCGCTGCCGCATCTTTGGCCAGCCCGAACGGCCTGCGGTGTGTGCCCAGCTCAGGCCCTCGGCCGAAATGTGTGGCGCGAGCGCGGTGCAGGCCCTGCACTGGCTGACCCGGCTCGAAACCCAGACCCGCCCGGCGCCACAGGCAACCCGCAATACCTGAGCAGCGGGCCGGTCTTCAGCCGCGCGCGCCGTCCGCGCCCAATGCCTCCAGCAGCGGCAGCGACACAATCTCGATCCGGCCATAGCCCGCCGCCACCGCGCCCGCGGCCACCAGCGCCTGGAGCTCCTTGCTCAGGGTCTGGCGCGTCATGCCCAGCATCATCGCCAGTGACTCCTGCGACACCGGTACCACCGGCCGTGCTTCGGGGGTATGGGTGGCATCGCCGCGCGCCAGCAGCACCAGCCGCCGCGCCACGCGCGCGCGGGTGGACCGCAGCGTCGCGTCCTCCACCATGCCGTACAGCGAGCGGGTGCGCGCCGCGAGCATGCGGCACACCGCCAGCGCAAACGCATGGCGCTGCATCAGCCCGTCGAATGCCGCGCGGCCCAGCAGCAGCACCTCTGATGGCACCAGGGCCGTCGCGTCATGGGTGCGCGGCTGCTGGTCCAGCAACGAGACTTCGCCAAACCAGTTGCCGGCCTCCAGCACGGCAAGAATGGCCTCCTTGCCGTCCTCGCGCAGGCTGGAAAACTTGAAGCGCCCCTGCACCAGCCCGTAAAAGGCCCCGCTGCCCGCCGGCACCGCGTCGCCCTGGCGGAACAGCATCTCGCCGCGCTGCACCCGCACCGGCTCGCAGGCGGCCAGCATGGCACGCCGTTCGCGCAGCGGCAGCGCGCCAAACCAGGGGTTGGCCGACAGGCGGGCCAGCAGTTCTGGGCTCGATTTCATTGACGCGCGGGCGACAGCCGGGTGGAAGGGACTTCCCTTGATTGTTAAATTTTTGACAGTTAACCGTCAAGCAGAAGCCAAGAATCCGTGGCACAAGGAACCTTCCCCATGACGCAACCCACCACGCTCCAGCCGGGCCATGCCCGTGCCAGCTTCACCCGCATGCAGGACAGCACCCAGGCCGACTGGCAGGCCATTGCGGGCGAGTTCATGCAGTTCAGCCGGGGCCTGCCCGACCGGGTGATGGCCCACCTCAAAATCCTTGAGGGCGACTACGGCGGCTTCCCGGTGGACCGCTATACCCACTCGCTGCAGACCGCGACCCGCGCGCTGCGCGACGGCCGCGACGAGGAGTACGTGGTCTGCGCCCTGCTGCACGACATGGGCGACACGCTGGGTTCGTTCAACCACCCCGACATCGCCGCCGCCGTGCTCAAGCCTTTCGTGAGCGAGGCCAACCACTGGATGGTGCAGCACCACGGCATCTTCCAGGGCCATTACTTCTTCCATCACATTGGCATGGACCGCGACATGCGCGAGCAGTTTCGTGGCCACCCGCACTTTGCGCGCACCGAGGAGTTCTGCGCGCTCTACGACAACCCGGCCTTCGACGCCCGGGCCGAGACCCTGCCGCTGCGCGAATTCGAACCGATGTTGCGCCGGCTGATGGCCCAACCCGTCAACACCATCTACAAACCCACCCAGGCCGCCAAGGAGACCGCATGAACATCGCCTCACTCAAGGAAGTCGTCAGCGCCGAGGAATGGGCGCTGCGCGTGGACCTCGCTGCCTGCTACCGCCTGGTGGCGCTGTATGGCTGGAGCGACCTGGTCTTCACGCACATCAGCGCCAAGCTGCCCGAGTCGGTCAGCGGGCCCGACCACCACTTCCTGATCAACCCCTATGGCCTGATGTTTGACGAAATCACGGCGTCCAGCCTGGTCAAGGTCGACGGCCAGTGCAACAAGGTGATCGACTCGCCCTTCCCGGTCAACCCGGCGGGCTTCAACATCCACAGCTGCATCCACGCGGCGCGGCCCGACGCCGGCTGCGTGCTGCACACCCACAGCCGCGCCGGCGTGGCCGTGAGCGCGCAAAAGGGCGGCGTGCTGCCCATCAGCCAGCAGAGCACCTTTGTGCTGGCCTCGCTGGCCTACCACGCCTACGAAGGCGTGGCCCTGCGCGAGGACGAAAAGCCCCGCCTCACGGCCGACCTGGGCGACGCCAATTTCCTGATGCTGCGCAACCACGGCCTGCTGACCGTGGGCCGCACCATTGCCGATGCGTTCCTGAGCATGTACACCTTCGAGAACACCTGCCGCATCCAGATCGACGCGCAGGCCGGTGGTGAGCTGGTGCAGGTGGACCCGCGCATCCTCAAGGGCATGGGCGAAGTCATGAAGACCGCCACCGCGGGCCAGGGCGCCAACATTGCCTGGCCCGCGCTGCTGCGCAAGGTCGAGCGCGCGGACCCGGGCTACAAGAACTGAGCGAGCCGCAGAGGCGCGCCGGCCGGGGCGCTCAGGCGTCCTCGGCCAGCAGTTCGGCCTGCACGCGCAGCTGTGTCTCGCGGTCGCGCTCGTTCACGAAGATTTCCATGCGCGTCATGTTCACCGCGCCATAGATGGTGCTGAAGGCCACGTCCTTGGCATCGCTGCCCGTGCCGATGCGCACCAGCCGCTCCGGCTGCGCCATGCCCGTGGGGTCAAACAGCACCCAGCGGCCGCCGAGCCAGGCTTCAAACATGGCGTGGAAGTCCTGCGGCGGTTCGTCAAACCAGACATAGCCCACCACCAGCCGCGCCGGGACGTTCAGCGCCCGGCACAGCGTGATGCCCAGGTGCGCAAAGTCCCGGCACACGCCGGCGCGCTGCACGAACACGTCGCGCGCCGTGGTCATGGGGCCGGTGCTGCCCGGCAGGTAGGTGATCGAGTTGTGCAGCCACTGCTCCACCGCCCTGATGCGGCCCATGCCCGGCGGCAGGTGGCCAAACAGCTGCTGGGCCGCGCGCGACAGCGCATCGGACTCGCAGAACCGTGTGGGCATCAGGTATCGCAACACCGGATCGGGGATCTGGTGCACCGGCCCTTCGTCCAGGTCCTCGGGCACCGGCTGGGGCTCCAGCATGACGTCGGCCTGGTAGTTGACCATCAGCGGGCCCACGGGCGCCTCGAAGCGGATGAACCGGTTGCCTTCCAGCGCGTCATTGAAGCCATGCACCGACACGCCCGACGACACGGCCAGCCGCTCGCTTAGCAGGGTCTGGCCGGGCAGCTGGGCCGCCTCGATGTTGAAACAGAAATGCGCTGGCGCGAGTACGTCGTACTCCAGCACCACCTCCACGGTGGAGCGCGGCATCAGTCCAGCACCTTCTTGGCGGCGCCCACGCCCAGCGCGGCCAGGACCACGAAGACCACGGCAATCACCAGGAACAGGCCGAACAGGATCTTCGCGATGCCCGCGGCGCCGGCGGCAATGCCGCCAAAGCCCAAGGCCGCGGCAATCAGCGAAATCAGGGCAAAAATCAGGGCGTACTTCAGCATGAGAGGCTCCTTTCGCGGCATGAAGCCGCAGCAATGACACTGCCTCCCATGCTAGGAAAACCGCGCGTTCGCATTGATCAGCCGCCGTCGCACGGCGCTGTAGGACAAGCCGCTGTTCATGCGCGGCTGCCTGCGGGGACTAACGGCCCAACAGGCCCTTGAGGCCCTGCCCCAGCCGGTCACCCAGCTTGGCGCCAGCGCCGGTGCCCACGCCCGGCAGCACCGCCGTACCCAGCGCCGCGCCCAGCAGCGCCCCGCGCGTGAGCGTGACCTCCGGGGCGTCCAGCGTGCCGCCCACCACCAGCGGCACGCCCACGGCATGGCCCACCGCGCGCGCGGCCAGGTCCACGGCAATCCGCCCGCTGAGTTCGCGCTGCGGCGACACCGAGACATTGCCACTGGCGGTCAGCGCCCCCGAACTGGCCACCAGCTGGGTCAACTGGATGGCCCGGCCCTGCGTGGTGACCTGTCCGGCCAGTGTGTCCAGCCGGGTCACGCCACCGCGGCTCAGGCCCACGGTCCTCACGGCCTTGGCCAGATCAATCCCGTGCAGCACCGCATCGCGGACCGTGAAGCGGGTCTGCGTCTGCAGCACCGCCAGCAGGTCCCCGGCGCGCGCGGCGCGCGCCTGCAGGGTGGTGGAGGCCTCGAGCTTGCCGCTCAGGGGCGCCTGCGCCCCGGACGCCGGCGCGGCCAGCGCTGCAACCTCCACGCCCGAGGTGTCCAGCTTGCCCCTCAGCATCAGGTCCGGCCCGCCTTCGAGCTGCGCCAGCGTGACCGAGCCGCGCACCGTGCCACCCCCGATGGCCATTTCCAGGCCCCAGTCGCGCGCGCCCGAATTGGCACGGCGCAGGTTCACGCGCGAGCCTTCCAGGCGGCCCCGGACCACGTGAAGATCCACATCGCCCGGCAGGCCGTCGTCGTCCATGCGGGCCCTGGCATCCACCGTGCTGCGGTGGCCGGCCTTGTCGATCCAGGTCAGCTGCTGCAACAGCATGCGGCGCGGCAGTGCGCCGGAGTTTTCAGCCTTTTGGCCCGGGAGTCCAGCAGCGGCGGGCACTTTGCGCTCTCTTTTTTGTAGCGCATCGAGCAGGGCCTCAACCCCCTTCTGGGGCAGCTGCGCGTCGCGCACCACCAGCGTGGCCACCTCCAGCCGGCCCGCCAGCAGCGGGCCCCAGGCCGGGCGCGCCTGGACCCGCCCCAGGGTCAGCGGCGGCAGGGTCTTCAAGGCCACATCGTCCAGCGTGACCGCCGGCAGGGGCCACAGGGTCACCGACATGGCGGCAAACGTCACCGGCACGCCCAGTGCCTGCTGCGCAGCAGCCTGCGCGCGGTCCCGGAAATCGGCGCTCGCCAGCCAGCGCTGCAGGGCCAGGCCGGCCAGACCCGCCGTCAGCAGCCCTGCCACCACGAGGCCCAGCAAGATTTTGAAGATTCGGGACATGCGCCATTGTGAGCACGAATTCGCCGCACCCGCTAGCATGCGCCAACGGCACTCGCCGCCAACCGACCTCAAAGGAAACACCATGAAGCTCTATTACTCCCCCGGCGCCTGCTCGCTGTCGCCGCACATCGCACTGCGCGAAGCCGGCATCGCCTTCGAAGCCGTCAAGGCCCCCACCAAAACCCACCAGCTCGACGATGGCACCGACTACTACACCATCAACCCGCTGGGTTATGTACCGCTGCTGGAACTCGACGACGGCACCCGCCTGCGCGAGGGCCCGGCCATCGTGCAGTACATCGCCGACCAGGCCCCCGCCAAAAACCTGGCCCCCGCCAATGGCACCCTGCCGCGCTACCGCCTGCAGGAGTGGCTCACCTTCATCGGCACCGAGGTCCACAAGGGCTTCAGCCCGCTGTTCAACCCCGCCATGCCCGAGGAGGCCAAGACGCTCGCCAAGGAGCGCCTGGCCACCCGCCTCAAGTGGGTGGACGGCGAACTCGCGGGCAAGCAGTATCTGATGGGTGAGGCTTTCAGCGTGGCCGACGGCTACCTGTTCACCGTGACCAACTGGGCCAAGCCCGTGGGCGTGGACCTGTCGGGCTACCCCAACCTGCTGGCCTACCGCGAACGTGTGGGCGCCCGCCCCGCTGTGCAGGAAGCCATGAAGGCCGAAGGCCTGCTCAAGTAGCCAGCGGCCGCTGGCGCGCCGCCATCAGCGCGCCAGCCCACAGCGCCACGGCCGAATACACCAGCCCGCGCGCCAGGCCCCCGGGCCCGTCGGCGATCCAGCCCACCACGGTGGGCCCGACGATCTGGCCGGCCGCAAACACGATCGTGAAGGCGCTGATGCCCGCCGCCCACAGGGCCGGCGACAGGTTGTGCCGCACCAGCGC encodes:
- a CDS encoding serine hydrolase family protein; the protein is MKPSNVLILPGWQNSGPAHWQSLWEHKHGYFRVEQHDWMNPLRGDWIARLEDVVLSRDEPAVLVAHSMGCILTAAWAAISKNTHRVRGALLVAPADLEREELREQLPGWSPIELARLPFGSVLLASRNDPYCALERARLFAHCWGSQFMNYGDCGHINGDSGLGSWPEGHVLLQDLMKD
- a CDS encoding ParA family protein codes for the protein MAKIFCIANQKGGVGKTTTTVNLAAGLAKVGQRVLMIDLDPQGNATMGSGVDKRKLELTVYDVLLESASVREAATFSEKCGYHVLGANRELAGAEVELVDVQRREKRLKQALAEVDADYDFVLIDCPPSLSMLTLNGLCAAHGVIVPMQCEYFALEGLTDLVNTIKQVHANLNKDLLIIGLLRVMFDPRITLQQQVSDQLKAHFSDKVFDTVIPRNVRLAEAPSYGLPGVVFDPAAKGSQAFVDFAKEMVERIQKM
- a CDS encoding LysE family transporter; the encoded protein is MFGIADYGAFVAAIILFLAIPGPGNLALITSTSKGGRAGGLAATLGVIAGDQVLMWLAVAGVSALLVAYPTAFHAVQWLGAAYLAWLGFKMLTAKPGAKPILNIQPRHYFRQAALITLLNPKAIVFYMAFFPLFVDPARHQGLVTFGVMAATIAALTFAYGLIVVLLTYHLAERLRANPVITRVLEKVAGVFLIGFGVKLAISR
- the rsmG gene encoding 16S rRNA (guanine(527)-N(7))-methyltransferase RsmG; translation: MPTLPELEPGLRRGLDVLGLALTDAQVAQLLDYLALIQKWNKVYNLTAVREPADMLTHHLLDSLAIIAPLRRQLAGQAARLLDVGSGAGLPGVVIAICCPEVVVTCVDTVAKKAAFIQQVAAALKLPNLTGLHARVESLTGPFDVVCSRAFASLADFVGWSAGTLAPAGVWLAMKGRHPTEELVAVGARAAVFHVEPLTVPGLDAERCIVWLRPQ
- the mnmG gene encoding tRNA uridine-5-carboxymethylaminomethyl(34) synthesis enzyme MnmG; translated protein: MLYPQEFDVIVVGGGHAGTEAALASARMGCKTLLLSHNIETLGQMSCNPSIGGIGKGHLVKEVDALGGAMGIATDEGGIQFRILNSSKGPAVRATRAQADRILYKAAIRHRLENQPNLTLFQQAVNDLMVEGDRVVGAVTQVGIRFRGRAVVLTAGTFLDGKIHVGLNNYAAGRAGDPPAVSLSARLKELKLPQGRLKTGTPPRLDGRSIDFSRCTEQPGDGMPGGVGDAVPVFSFMGRASMHPRQMSCWVTHTNERTHEIIRSGFDRSPMFTGKIEGVGPRYCPSVEDKINRFADKESHQIFLEPEGLTTNEYYPNGISTSLPFDVQYELVRSMAGLENAHILRPGYAIEYDYFDPRSLKSSFETRQIAGLFFAGQINGTTGYEEAAAQGLFAGINAALQCRGEAAWLPRRDEAYLGVLVDDLITKGVTEPYRMFTSRAEFRLQLREDNADLRLTEAGRRLGLVDDARWEVFCRKRDAVSRETERLRATWVNPRNLPAAESERVLGKAIEHEYNLADLLRRPDVTYAQLMSLDGGRFAVAGVSREALGELAEPVIEQIEIAAKYSGYIDRQKGEVERAAYYENLRLPDDLDYQQVTALSIEVRQKLLKHRPETLGLASRISGVTPAAISLLLVHLKKSRFKGFDKTPEPDAAHADLA
- a CDS encoding Crp/Fnr family transcriptional regulator, with product MPPSTQTPLAEALASKLGPLADDLAAWARTARRSLLTRGEPLLRAGDIWQHLWWVEAGALRLFYLDRVGTESNKNFFLPGAMLWPVTPWLRAQPAAFHVEPLEDSIVWALPLDGASETARRGPAWQALEHHTVCALLDGKMQREQAFLQHSAQERYALLLAHQPDWAARIPLKHLASYLGVTDVTLSRLRGGMGLIKG
- a CDS encoding DUF1772 domain-containing protein → MRRYAQTLALPLHTLAILWLGLMAGFFATYSANVNLAMLQMDGPTYAVVQSAFNRNVRHMLFFSFFFGPPVWCGLALLAASPERRQAWWGLLAAAAAIYLLGIIVFTHQVNLPLNAQTEAWSPQALPPDWATVRDQWNVANLMRTLVSFGAFALALVALALRAGRPQR
- a CDS encoding NAD(P)H-dependent oxidoreductase yields the protein MKILVFAGSTRQQSFNRKLAKVTAAMATASGADVMHIELADFDIPMYNADLEAQGTPADVIRLKQLMHEHPAWIICTPEYNASYPALLKNTLDWVSSPAKSHPEWGDGFKSSRGKVVGVLSASPGALGGLRSQSHLAPLLVNLHCWLAPQNFALSRAGDAFDEQGQLKDERNIKGVQAVIDQVIWAAGRLNTA
- a CDS encoding YkgJ family cysteine cluster protein, translating into MDCRPGCGACCIAPSISSPIPGMPLGKPAGARCVQLDDALRCRIFGQPERPAVCAQLRPSAEMCGASAVQALHWLTRLETQTRPAPQATRNT
- a CDS encoding Crp/Fnr family transcriptional regulator, with translation MKSSPELLARLSANPWFGALPLRERRAMLAACEPVRVQRGEMLFRQGDAVPAGSGAFYGLVQGRFKFSSLREDGKEAILAVLEAGNWFGEVSLLDQQPRTHDATALVPSEVLLLGRAAFDGLMQRHAFALAVCRMLAARTRSLYGMVEDATLRSTRARVARRLVLLARGDATHTPEARPVVPVSQESLAMMLGMTRQTLSKELQALVAAGAVAAGYGRIEIVSLPLLEALGADGARG
- a CDS encoding phosphohydrolase is translated as MTQPTTLQPGHARASFTRMQDSTQADWQAIAGEFMQFSRGLPDRVMAHLKILEGDYGGFPVDRYTHSLQTATRALRDGRDEEYVVCALLHDMGDTLGSFNHPDIAAAVLKPFVSEANHWMVQHHGIFQGHYFFHHIGMDRDMREQFRGHPHFARTEEFCALYDNPAFDARAETLPLREFEPMLRRLMAQPVNTIYKPTQAAKETA
- a CDS encoding class II aldolase/adducin family protein; translated protein: MNIASLKEVVSAEEWALRVDLAACYRLVALYGWSDLVFTHISAKLPESVSGPDHHFLINPYGLMFDEITASSLVKVDGQCNKVIDSPFPVNPAGFNIHSCIHAARPDAGCVLHTHSRAGVAVSAQKGGVLPISQQSTFVLASLAYHAYEGVALREDEKPRLTADLGDANFLMLRNHGLLTVGRTIADAFLSMYTFENTCRIQIDAQAGGELVQVDPRILKGMGEVMKTATAGQGANIAWPALLRKVERADPGYKN